One Cicer arietinum cultivar CDC Frontier isolate Library 1 chromosome 8, Cicar.CDCFrontier_v2.0, whole genome shotgun sequence DNA segment encodes these proteins:
- the LOC101489267 gene encoding 1-aminocyclopropane-1-carboxylate synthase 7-like has protein sequence MSIEIVQEHPSVELSRIAISETHGENSPYFAGWKAYDEDPYHELTNPSGVMQMGLAENQVSFDLLEKYLEENSETSSWGKGGSSFRENALFQDYHGLKSFRKAMASFMEKIRGERAKFDPDRIVLTAGATAANELLTFILANPGDALLVPTPYYPGFDRDLRWRTGVNIVPIHCDSSNNFQITVEALESAYRNAESMNTKVKAILITNPSNPLGITIQTSVLESILDFATRKNIHLISDEIYSGSVFSCDEFTSIATVLESRRYKDAERVHIVYSLSKDLGLPGFRVGTIYSYNDKVVTTARRMSSFTLISSQTQQLLASMLSDEKFTDNYIKINRERLRKRYEMIIEGLKNVGIECLKGNAGLFCWMNLSPMMENQTKEGELKIWNSILHEVKLNISPGCSCHCSEPGWFRVCFANMTQQTLEIALKRICDFMNNKDRKDIQS, from the exons ATGAGTATTGAGATTGTACAAGAGCACCCTAGTGTTGAACTTTCAAGAATTGCAATTTCTGAAACTCATGGAGAAAATTCTCCTTACTTTGCTGGATGGAAAGCCTATGATGAAGACCCTTATCATGAATTAACCAATCCATCTGGAGTTATGCAAATGGGCTTGGCTGAAAATCAA GTGTCATTTGATTTGCTTGAAAAGTACTTGGAAGAAAACTCAGAGACATCATCATGGGGAAAAGGAGGTAGTAGTTTTAGAGAAAATGCATTATTTCAAGACTATCATGGATTAAAATCATTCAGAAAAGCAATGGCAAGTTTCATGGAAAAAATAAGAGGAGAGAGAGCAAAATTTGATCCTGATAGAATAGTACTCACTGCTGGTGCTACTGCTGCTAATGAACTCTTAACATTCATCCTTGCAAATCCAGGAGATGCTTTACTTGTTCCAACTCCATACTATCCAGG ATTTGATAGAGATTTAAGATGGAGAACAGGAGTAAACATAGTTCCAATCCATTGTGACAGctcaaacaattttcaaataacAGTTGAAGCATTAGAATCTGCATACAGAAATGCAGAATCAATGAACACAAAAGTAAAAGCAATACTAATAACAAATCCATCAAATCCATTAGGCATAACAATTCAAACTTCAGTCCTCGAATCGATACTAGACTTCGCGACTCGCAAGAACATACACCTAATATCAGATGAAATCTACTCAGGATCAGTTTTCTCATGTGATGAATTCACAAGCATAGCAACTGTACTCGAATCTCGGCGTTACAAAGACGCCGAGCGAGTTCACATTGTTTATAGTCTTTCAAAAGATCTTGGACTACCTGGTTTTCGAGTTGGAACAATTTATTCATACAATGATAAAGTTGTTACAACAGCTAGAAGAATGTCAAGTTTCACATTAATTTCATCACAAACACAACAACTTTTAGCATCAATGTTATCAGATGAAAAATTCACtgataattatatcaaaataaacaGAGAAAGACTTAGAAAAAGATATGAAATGATAATTGAAGGTTTGAAAAATGTTGGAATTGAATGTTTGAAGGGTAATGCCGGATTATTTTGTTGGATGAATTTAAGTCCTATGATGgaaaatcaaacaaaagaaGGTGAATTAAAAATATGGAATTCAATTTTACATGAAGTGAAGCTTAATATTTCACCTGGGTGTTCTTGTCATTGTTCAGAACCAGGTTGGTTTAGAGTTTGTTTTGCAAATATGACTCAACAAACTTTGGAAATTGCACTCAAAAGAATATGTGATTTCATGAATAATAAGGACAGAAAGGATATAcaaagttaa